One Ethanoligenens harbinense YUAN-3 genomic window carries:
- a CDS encoding Cof-type HAD-IIB family hydrolase: MPIKLIALDMDGTTLKDDHFTISRKNRRAIQRAIAQGIWVVPATGRYLQGIPRSIRTISGVRYAITSNGACVTDLYGGKPIHTNLIPLETATEILAVTRQFNTFTEVYRDGKAYTQRGTAPPVLRDKLYFPLLSLFLRREKVDDLIRFVCGTGASIEKIELLMENSSLKRQLEKKLEPYALSVTTSGMNTLEITNSGTSKGAALEQLCTHLAIKREEVMAMGDNCNDLEMLDWAGLGVSVENGDPMVKDAADFVTFRNNQDGVAYAIERFALS, translated from the coding sequence ATGCCAATCAAGCTAATCGCCCTGGACATGGACGGAACAACTTTGAAAGACGACCACTTCACCATTTCACGCAAAAATCGCCGGGCCATTCAGAGGGCGATTGCACAAGGGATTTGGGTTGTGCCGGCTACCGGTCGCTATTTACAGGGTATTCCCCGCTCCATCCGGACGATCTCGGGAGTACGCTATGCCATCACCTCAAACGGCGCCTGTGTTACCGACCTGTATGGAGGGAAACCCATCCACACCAACCTGATTCCTTTGGAAACGGCAACGGAAATTCTTGCGGTTACGCGCCAATTCAACACATTCACCGAAGTTTACCGTGATGGAAAAGCCTATACACAGCGCGGCACTGCTCCCCCGGTTCTTCGAGACAAACTGTATTTTCCTCTGCTTTCGCTGTTTCTGCGTCGCGAAAAAGTGGATGACCTGATCCGTTTTGTGTGCGGCACCGGCGCAAGCATTGAAAAAATTGAACTGCTGATGGAAAACAGCAGTTTGAAGCGGCAACTCGAAAAAAAACTGGAACCTTATGCACTTTCGGTTACGACGTCCGGCATGAACACCCTTGAGATCACCAACAGCGGAACCAGCAAGGGAGCCGCTCTGGAACAGCTCTGCACTCATCTCGCCATCAAACGGGAAGAGGTGATGGCAATGGGCGACAACTGCAACGATCTGGAAATGCTGGATTGGGCCGGTCTCGGCGTTTCCGTTGAGAATGGCGATCCCATGGTCAAAGATGCGGCCGATTTTGTCACATTCCGCAACAATCAGGACGGGGTTGCATACGCCATCGAGCGGTTCGCTCTCTCCTGA
- a CDS encoding GntR family transcriptional regulator, translating into MIQYSKIAKVIEERIKNHIYPPFMKIPTQQQLADEFGTSRMTVKKAIDSLIYLGLLVSIRGSGTYVMSNPIANELDFSGKSYLGLSATMQGKGRNLSSKVIAFEHVFPDNLQQKRLLLNETDPVYRIIRLRCLDGEPYTLEYTHMPIGIIPGLNAEVLTHSIYSYIQNDLGLRIGSSYRVIRANIPDAYDRKYLECSDNDPVLEIEQVVYLDNGMPFEYSRSRHRYDKGGVSVNNQVTQMDKTFTWKKKDF; encoded by the coding sequence ATGATTCAATATTCAAAAATTGCAAAAGTGATAGAGGAAAGAATTAAGAACCATATATACCCTCCCTTTATGAAAATTCCAACCCAGCAGCAATTGGCTGATGAATTCGGCACAAGTCGGATGACGGTAAAAAAGGCGATTGATTCACTCATCTATTTGGGCCTTCTGGTAAGCATTCGTGGTTCCGGTACATATGTGATGTCAAACCCGATTGCAAATGAACTCGATTTCAGCGGTAAGTCTTATCTGGGCCTTTCTGCAACCATGCAGGGAAAAGGAAGAAATCTGTCGAGTAAAGTCATTGCATTTGAGCATGTTTTCCCGGATAATTTACAGCAAAAAAGGCTGCTGTTGAACGAAACGGATCCCGTCTACCGAATCATACGTCTTCGCTGCTTGGATGGAGAACCCTACACGCTCGAATATACTCATATGCCGATCGGTATCATCCCCGGGTTGAACGCCGAGGTCTTAACACATTCGATTTATTCGTATATTCAGAATGATCTTGGTTTGAGAATCGGGAGCAGCTATCGAGTTATCCGGGCCAATATCCCCGATGCATATGACAGAAAATACCTGGAATGTTCCGACAATGACCCGGTATTGGAAATTGAACAGGTTGTCTATTTAGACAACGGCATGCCCTTTGAATATTCCCGATCCCGTCATCGCTATGATAAGGGCGGGGTTTCGGTCAACAACCAGGTCACACAAATGGATAAAACCTTTACTTGGAAAAAGAAGGATTTTTGA
- a CDS encoding PTS lactose/cellobiose transporter subunit IIA has protein sequence MATEEQIFTIISATGTAKSMYMKALDEYKKNNVEQAEKLMKEGDQCLVDGHKIHSGLVQEEASGNAQDVSLILVHAEDQFMSAETIKTMVKEFMAVYSELNTLRQSATQNK, from the coding sequence ATGGCAACTGAAGAACAAATTTTTACAATCATCAGTGCAACCGGCACAGCCAAGAGCATGTACATGAAGGCACTCGATGAATATAAAAAGAACAATGTTGAGCAAGCCGAAAAATTGATGAAAGAGGGGGATCAGTGTCTGGTCGACGGACACAAGATTCACAGCGGCCTGGTTCAAGAGGAGGCATCCGGTAATGCGCAGGATGTTTCTCTGATCCTTGTGCACGCGGAAGATCAATTTATGAGTGCAGAAACAATTAAAACAATGGTGAAAGAGTTCATGGCAGTATACAGCGAACTGAATACGCTCAGGCAATCTGCAACTCAAAACAAATAA
- a CDS encoding PTS sugar transporter subunit IIC — protein MSLDKGPYSDKLLKNHFTEFMEGEDISMGNAGAKAEKMSFIDKFTIFAQKLGAQVHLRSLRDAFATAIPIFILAGIAVLINNVVLLPTGFLSHIISPEVLTTWQGWGNTVTNATLSLSSPLIAVAIAYHLSMNKRFDNPIAAVIGVFACTMAMLPLTAHVTPLGATKAIAVSGAIAYAQIGTQAMFTGIIVGLVGTELFMALSRSKKLRINLGDNIPPAVSKSFNMMIPTMLLISIFAFGSFLIQAFLHTDFVSLVAMIIQEPLRRVNTSLPGYLLILSCANLLFTFGIHQAVLSGSLLDPLLLINMNLNTAAYAAHHTIPTIINTSFHNTFGLIGGSGCTLSLLIAVFVFGRSQVNKDVGKLAIAPGLFNINEPVIFGLPIVFNIPMIIPFILAPVMGTTIAYFATALHLISPCVIFLPWTTPPLIAPFLATAGDWRAVVLQVIVIALQVMLYLPFLKISERIQRNEMEMIEKEKTAEAHSAENA, from the coding sequence ATGTCACTGGATAAAGGGCCTTATTCAGACAAATTGCTCAAGAACCATTTTACGGAGTTTATGGAAGGGGAAGATATCAGTATGGGTAATGCTGGTGCAAAAGCAGAAAAAATGTCATTCATTGACAAATTCACGATCTTTGCTCAAAAGTTGGGGGCACAGGTTCATCTACGTTCGTTGCGCGATGCGTTCGCAACGGCAATTCCAATTTTCATTCTCGCCGGTATCGCCGTTTTAATCAACAACGTTGTACTTTTACCAACCGGATTCCTGTCGCATATCATCAGCCCGGAAGTTTTAACGACCTGGCAGGGATGGGGCAACACCGTCACCAATGCAACGTTGAGTCTCTCATCGCCTCTGATCGCAGTGGCCATCGCATATCACTTGTCAATGAATAAGCGTTTTGACAACCCAATCGCGGCAGTAATCGGCGTCTTCGCCTGCACGATGGCGATGCTCCCGCTGACGGCACATGTAACGCCGTTGGGCGCCACGAAAGCCATTGCGGTGTCTGGTGCGATTGCGTATGCGCAAATCGGTACGCAGGCTATGTTCACCGGCATTATCGTCGGCCTTGTCGGCACGGAATTGTTTATGGCCCTCTCCCGCTCCAAGAAACTGCGGATCAATTTGGGAGACAACATTCCGCCGGCTGTTTCAAAATCATTCAACATGATGATCCCGACGATGCTGTTGATCTCCATTTTTGCTTTCGGCTCATTCCTTATTCAGGCATTTCTTCATACGGACTTCGTTTCTTTGGTCGCCATGATCATCCAGGAACCCCTGCGGCGCGTAAACACGAGTCTGCCCGGCTATCTGCTGATTTTGTCCTGCGCGAACCTGCTGTTCACCTTCGGGATTCATCAGGCGGTTCTGTCCGGCAGTCTGCTCGATCCTCTTCTGCTCATCAATATGAATCTGAATACCGCCGCCTATGCGGCGCACCACACCATTCCCACAATCATTAACACGTCGTTCCATAATACGTTTGGTTTGATCGGCGGTTCCGGATGCACGCTTTCCCTGCTCATCGCCGTCTTTGTATTCGGACGGTCTCAGGTCAATAAGGATGTTGGCAAACTGGCCATCGCACCTGGTTTGTTCAATATCAACGAACCTGTTATCTTCGGCTTGCCGATCGTCTTTAATATCCCGATGATTATCCCGTTCATTCTGGCTCCGGTCATGGGTACAACCATTGCCTATTTTGCAACAGCGTTGCATCTGATCAGTCCCTGCGTTATTTTCCTGCCATGGACGACGCCTCCGCTGATTGCTCCGTTCCTGGCCACCGCAGGCGATTGGCGTGCCGTTGTTCTTCAAGTCATTGTCATTGCACTGCAGGTAATGCTCTATCTGCCATTCCTGAAAATCAGCGAGCGTATTCAGCGAAATGAAATGGAAATGATAGAAAAGGAAAAAACTGCTGAAGCGCATTCTGCCGAAAACGCGTAA
- a CDS encoding glycoside hydrolase family 1 protein, producing the protein MGNAFKPDFLWGNSVSSMQTEGAVHEGGKGPSIYDDPELCVRGKSSDWVVAIDDYHRYDEDIALMAGMHMNCYRFSISWSRVFPEGDGEVNPEGLAFYDSLIDRLLEHHIEPMICLYHFDMPAHLAREYNGFSSRYVVNAFVKYGQTIIDRYKDKVKYWLTFNEQNLFGTDPSIGGSYLPVNERNLYQTNHNALVAHARVVRYLHEHAKNAVIGGMIAYQLVYPASASPNDQLIAQEIDERLNQFYLNVYSHGKYPEYMLEYLKKHGCLPKFEATDVDDLLMGKVDFLAFSYYSSTTISANKIPVNMPVYRYKEFGLVDNPFTGTTEWNWQIDPVGFRLILDRMSIRYGLPVFPIENGIGVDETAIDDEMILDDYRIAYHRQHLEQLQKAVTEDGVDCMGYLTWAAIDILSSAGQMKKRYGFVYVNRDETDIKDLKRIPKKSYYWFAQVAQTNGQNLG; encoded by the coding sequence ATGGGAAATGCTTTTAAGCCGGATTTTTTGTGGGGAAATTCCGTCTCTTCTATGCAAACGGAAGGCGCTGTTCATGAAGGGGGAAAAGGTCCTTCCATATACGATGATCCGGAATTATGCGTTCGCGGGAAATCTTCCGATTGGGTCGTGGCAATCGACGACTATCACCGTTATGATGAAGACATTGCCCTTATGGCCGGCATGCACATGAATTGCTACCGTTTTTCCATTTCCTGGTCCCGTGTTTTTCCGGAAGGAGACGGAGAAGTCAACCCGGAGGGTCTGGCCTTTTATGACAGCCTGATTGACCGGCTTCTTGAGCACCATATTGAACCGATGATTTGCCTCTATCATTTTGACATGCCTGCCCACCTGGCAAGGGAATACAACGGCTTTTCCTCCCGATATGTTGTAAACGCCTTTGTCAAATATGGCCAAACGATCATCGACCGCTATAAGGACAAAGTGAAATATTGGCTGACATTCAACGAACAGAACTTGTTCGGAACGGACCCGTCCATAGGCGGCAGCTATTTGCCTGTCAATGAGCGGAATTTGTACCAGACAAACCATAACGCACTGGTTGCCCACGCGAGGGTTGTCCGCTATTTGCATGAACATGCAAAAAATGCGGTGATCGGCGGCATGATCGCTTATCAACTGGTCTATCCGGCATCCGCTTCGCCAAACGATCAACTGATCGCCCAGGAGATCGATGAGCGCCTGAACCAGTTTTATCTGAATGTATACAGTCATGGAAAATATCCGGAATATATGTTAGAATATCTGAAAAAGCATGGTTGCCTTCCAAAGTTCGAAGCGACGGATGTGGACGACTTGCTAATGGGGAAAGTGGACTTTCTCGCTTTCAGTTACTATAGCAGCACCACGATCAGTGCAAATAAAATACCCGTCAATATGCCGGTTTACCGCTATAAAGAGTTTGGTCTTGTCGATAATCCATTTACCGGTACGACAGAATGGAATTGGCAGATCGATCCGGTCGGTTTCCGCTTGATTCTCGACAGAATGTCCATTCGCTATGGACTTCCGGTTTTCCCCATTGAAAACGGGATCGGCGTTGACGAAACAGCAATAGACGATGAGATGATCCTGGATGATTATCGTATCGCATATCACCGCCAGCATCTTGAACAATTGCAAAAGGCCGTTACGGAAGACGGTGTGGATTGCATGGGGTATCTGACCTGGGCGGCCATTGACATTTTAAGCTCTGCCGGTCAAATGAAAAAGCGGTATGGATTCGTTTATGTGAATCGTGATGAAACAGACATAAAAGATCTAAAGCGAATCCCCAAAAAGAGCTATTATTGGTTTGCGCAGGTTGCGCAAACCAACGGACAAAATTTAGGCTAA
- a CDS encoding glycoside hydrolase family 1 protein has translation MQTYTFPDHFWWGSAASGPQTEGRFDGDGKGENIWDYWYQKEPEHFFNRVGPDKTSQFYKMFKDDVRLMKEIGHNTFRTSIQWSRLIPNGTGAVNPDAVRFYNEVIDTLIANGIEPFINLYHFDMPYPLQEKGGWLDPATVDAYVAYAATCFELFGDRVKKWFTFNEPIVCVEGGYLYQFHYPNEVNMAHAVTVGYHEILASARAIQKYHAGNYDGEIGIILNLTPSYPRDASNPDDKKASVLADAFFNRSFLDPAVKGTFPIELVEILKELDLVPESATEENVAIIAENTVDLLGVNYYQPRRVKAKESEEGSVHPMPDDYFDYYILPGRKMNPYRGWEIYEKGIYDILINLRDNYDNIRCFISENGMGVEGEERFKNADGVIEDDYRIAFVKDHLRYVHQAIQEGSAVQGYHMWTCMDNWSWTNAYKNRYGFISVDLDQDGKRTIKKSGRWFKQLADANGFSDHD, from the coding sequence ATGCAGACATACACATTTCCAGATCATTTTTGGTGGGGATCAGCAGCAAGCGGACCGCAGACCGAAGGGCGATTCGATGGAGACGGAAAAGGCGAGAACATCTGGGATTACTGGTATCAAAAAGAGCCGGAACATTTCTTCAATCGTGTCGGTCCCGATAAGACGTCGCAGTTTTATAAAATGTTCAAGGACGATGTCCGGCTGATGAAGGAAATCGGCCATAACACATTCCGAACGAGTATTCAATGGAGCCGCTTGATCCCAAACGGCACCGGAGCCGTCAACCCGGATGCCGTGCGCTTCTATAACGAGGTAATCGACACGTTGATTGCAAACGGCATTGAGCCGTTTATCAATCTTTACCATTTTGATATGCCCTATCCCCTTCAGGAGAAAGGCGGATGGCTTGATCCCGCGACAGTCGACGCCTATGTTGCGTATGCGGCGACATGCTTTGAATTGTTTGGCGACCGCGTCAAAAAATGGTTTACATTCAATGAGCCGATCGTCTGCGTTGAGGGCGGTTACCTGTACCAATTCCATTATCCCAATGAAGTAAACATGGCTCATGCGGTAACTGTGGGCTACCATGAGATTCTGGCCAGCGCGCGGGCCATCCAGAAATATCACGCCGGGAACTATGACGGGGAGATCGGAATTATTCTGAATCTGACGCCAAGCTATCCGCGTGATGCCAGCAACCCGGACGACAAAAAGGCCTCCGTCCTGGCCGACGCCTTTTTTAACCGTTCTTTTCTTGACCCGGCAGTCAAGGGAACGTTTCCTATAGAACTCGTGGAAATCCTCAAGGAGCTTGATTTGGTTCCCGAATCCGCTACCGAAGAGAACGTAGCCATTATCGCTGAAAACACGGTCGATTTGCTAGGAGTCAACTATTATCAACCGCGGCGTGTGAAAGCAAAAGAATCCGAAGAGGGTTCTGTCCATCCTATGCCGGACGACTATTTCGATTATTATATTCTTCCCGGGCGCAAGATGAACCCTTATCGCGGCTGGGAAATCTATGAAAAAGGGATTTACGATATCTTGATCAATCTTCGCGATAACTATGACAACATCCGTTGCTTCATTTCCGAAAACGGGATGGGCGTCGAAGGCGAAGAGCGATTCAAAAATGCCGACGGCGTAATCGAGGACGATTATCGCATTGCGTTCGTAAAAGATCATTTGCGCTATGTGCATCAGGCGATTCAAGAAGGCAGCGCCGTTCAGGGGTATCATATGTGGACCTGCATGGATAACTGGTCCTGGACGAACGCTTACAAAAACCGCTATGGATTCATATCGGTCGATCTGGATCAGGACGGAAAACGGACGATCAAAAAAAGCGGTCGTTGGTTCAAGCAGCTTGCGGATGCCAACGGTTTTTCCGACCATGACTAA
- a CDS encoding PTS sugar transporter subunit IIB — protein MIKILLTCNAGMSTSIMVKKIQQEANARSIEAEVWAVPEVSLNEEWHKADVILLGPQVSFLEKEVKNITKGQIPVGVINMLHYGRMDGKAVLDQALKLLGE, from the coding sequence ATGATAAAAATTTTATTGACTTGCAACGCCGGTATGTCCACAAGCATTATGGTGAAAAAAATTCAGCAAGAGGCAAATGCCCGGAGTATTGAGGCCGAGGTCTGGGCCGTGCCCGAAGTCAGCCTCAACGAAGAATGGCACAAAGCCGACGTTATCCTGCTTGGGCCGCAGGTTTCCTTCCTGGAAAAAGAAGTGAAAAATATCACCAAAGGTCAAATACCCGTAGGTGTGATCAATATGCTGCATTACGGGCGTATGGATGGCAAAGCGGTCCTGGATCAGGCACTGAAACTGTTGGGGGAATAA
- a CDS encoding type I phosphomannose isomerase catalytic subunit: MLYAVGIDLGGTNIAAGIVNENYEILEKKSVPTGAERPWQEIVADMADLVNAVIQQAGLAATDCVGVGIGSPGTCDSDTGEVVYSNNIRWEHIPLAPEMTRLTGLPCSISNDANCAALGEVVAGAAKGCRNVILITLGTGVGGGIIIDGNIYEGTQSAGAELGHTTLEMGGAHCTCGREGCAEAYASATALIRQATEAAATHPESLLAKGEISALTVYDAMRAGDPVAVEVVANYERYLGETIVNMVNIFRPETLLIGGGVSGEGAPLADRLSDYVRQHCFGGDHSFVTPVKIAALGNRAGIVGAAALRLHGSSREPLKLSPAFKDYLWGGNRLKTDFHKKTSLSPLAESWELSAHPDGPSIIQNGAFAGKTLPEYLKAEPTAAGSKAAGGTFPILIKLIDAARALSIQVHPNDEYAQRVEGEPGKTEMWYIVDAAPDAFLYYGFKHEVTRDEVERRIADGTLTELLNAAPVHKGDVFFIESGTVHAIGAGILTAEIQQSSNTTYRMFDYNRLGADGKPRTLHVQKALDVAHLAPPTHPVGPTEPPVALPDGEETTLAACPYFSVKRLRVSGCIEGTVTADSFVSLLCLNGQGALLYDGKATAFEKGDSLFLPANMGGYKIAGHAELLVTTR; the protein is encoded by the coding sequence ATGCTTTACGCGGTTGGCATCGACCTGGGCGGAACGAACATCGCCGCAGGTATCGTCAACGAAAACTATGAAATCCTTGAGAAAAAGAGCGTTCCCACCGGCGCCGAGCGGCCATGGCAGGAGATTGTGGCCGATATGGCCGACCTGGTCAACGCGGTGATCCAGCAGGCAGGCCTTGCGGCGACAGACTGTGTGGGTGTGGGTATCGGCAGCCCGGGCACCTGCGACAGCGACACCGGCGAGGTTGTATACTCCAACAACATTCGCTGGGAGCATATACCGCTTGCCCCGGAGATGACCCGGCTCACCGGACTGCCGTGCAGCATCAGCAATGACGCCAACTGCGCCGCATTGGGCGAAGTGGTGGCCGGTGCAGCAAAAGGATGCCGGAACGTTATCCTGATTACGTTGGGAACCGGCGTGGGCGGCGGTATCATCATCGACGGCAATATCTACGAGGGCACTCAAAGTGCCGGCGCCGAACTGGGACATACCACATTGGAAATGGGTGGCGCGCATTGCACCTGCGGGCGCGAGGGTTGCGCCGAAGCTTACGCTTCGGCCACCGCACTTATCCGCCAGGCAACGGAAGCAGCGGCGACCCACCCGGAAAGCCTGCTGGCAAAGGGAGAGATCTCTGCCCTGACAGTCTATGACGCCATGCGTGCGGGCGACCCCGTCGCCGTCGAGGTGGTGGCAAACTATGAGCGGTATCTGGGCGAGACCATCGTGAATATGGTCAACATCTTCCGGCCGGAAACGCTTCTCATCGGCGGCGGTGTCTCCGGAGAAGGCGCGCCGTTAGCCGACCGTTTGAGCGATTATGTGCGTCAGCATTGTTTCGGCGGTGACCATAGCTTCGTCACGCCGGTAAAAATAGCCGCGCTGGGCAACCGGGCAGGTATTGTGGGCGCAGCGGCCCTGCGTCTGCACGGCAGTTCCCGGGAACCGCTGAAGCTCTCCCCTGCTTTCAAGGATTACCTCTGGGGCGGCAACCGGCTGAAAACGGATTTTCACAAAAAAACCAGCCTTTCGCCGCTCGCGGAAAGCTGGGAACTGAGCGCCCATCCGGACGGCCCCTCTATAATCCAAAACGGCGCCTTTGCCGGTAAAACACTGCCCGAATATCTCAAGGCGGAACCCACGGCGGCAGGCAGCAAGGCTGCGGGCGGAACGTTCCCCATACTCATCAAGCTGATCGACGCAGCACGTGCGCTCTCCATCCAGGTGCATCCCAACGACGAATATGCACAACGGGTAGAGGGCGAGCCCGGCAAAACGGAAATGTGGTACATTGTGGACGCCGCACCGGATGCGTTCTTGTATTACGGCTTCAAGCATGAAGTTACCCGGGATGAAGTGGAACGACGCATCGCCGACGGTACGCTGACCGAACTGCTCAATGCGGCTCCCGTACACAAGGGCGACGTCTTCTTCATTGAGAGCGGGACGGTGCACGCCATCGGCGCGGGCATCCTGACCGCCGAAATCCAGCAGAGCTCCAACACGACCTACCGTATGTTTGACTATAATCGACTGGGGGCGGACGGGAAACCGCGTACCCTTCATGTGCAGAAAGCGCTGGATGTGGCGCATCTGGCGCCGCCCACTCATCCCGTGGGCCCTACAGAGCCGCCCGTCGCCCTGCCGGACGGCGAGGAAACCACCCTTGCCGCATGTCCGTATTTTTCGGTAAAACGCTTACGCGTATCGGGCTGCATCGAGGGCACCGTCACAGCGGACAGTTTTGTCTCTCTGCTTTGCCTGAATGGGCAGGGTGCGTTGCTGTATGACGGCAAAGCCACCGCGTTTGAAAAGGGCGACAGCCTGTTTCTCCCCGCAAACATGGGCGGATACAAGATTGCCGGACATGCGGAACTGCTTGTTACCACCAGATAA